A single genomic interval of Dehalococcoidales bacterium harbors:
- a CDS encoding amidohydrolase family protein, producing MKIDVFSHILPPRYKDALYRANPRGFHLQNVIESLPTLFDMEHRFRVMDKFDGLQQVLTLSSPPIEHFTDTRQAADFARLANDEMAELVLKFPGRFPAAVASLPMNDMESALREVDRAVNDLKMKGVQIFTPTNDMPLDSPEFLPLYEKMAHYDLPIWIHPHRDPGYADYKTETRSRYMIFSNFGWPYETTVAMTRLVFSGILEKFPDLKFITHHCGGMVPFFEQRIIGAYDHAAILRGARYKDILTREPIEYFKKFYYDTAIYGSTPGLMCAHAFCGTGQMLFATDFPFDSQFGERYTRQTIRSIEQMDIEDGEKSRIFEGNIRQILRLPA from the coding sequence ATGAAAATAGACGTCTTCAGCCATATCCTGCCCCCCAGATACAAGGACGCCCTCTACCGGGCTAATCCCCGCGGCTTCCACCTGCAAAACGTCATTGAGAGCCTGCCCACCCTCTTCGACATGGAACACCGTTTCCGGGTAATGGACAAATTCGATGGTTTGCAGCAGGTACTGACCCTCTCTTCCCCACCCATCGAACACTTTACCGATACCCGGCAGGCAGCGGATTTTGCCCGGCTGGCCAATGATGAGATGGCGGAGCTTGTCCTCAAGTTCCCCGGCCGGTTCCCGGCAGCCGTTGCCAGCCTGCCGATGAATGACATGGAGTCCGCTTTGAGAGAGGTAGACCGGGCCGTGAATGACCTGAAAATGAAGGGGGTACAGATATTTACCCCCACCAATGACATGCCGCTGGACTCCCCGGAATTTCTGCCCCTCTATGAAAAGATGGCGCACTATGACCTGCCAATCTGGATTCACCCCCACCGTGACCCGGGTTACGCCGATTACAAGACGGAGACCCGGTCAAGGTACATGATATTCAGCAACTTCGGCTGGCCCTACGAGACCACCGTGGCCATGACCCGCCTGGTCTTCAGCGGCATCCTGGAGAAATTCCCCGACCTTAAATTCATCACCCACCACTGCGGGGGCATGGTACCGTTTTTCGAGCAGAGGATAATCGGGGCGTACGACCACGCCGCTATTCTCCGCGGCGCCAGATACAAGGATATTCTGACCAGGGAACCGATTGAATATTTCAAGAAGTTCTATTATGACACCGCTATTTACGGCAGCACCCCCGGCCTGATGTGCGCCCACGCCTTCTGCGGCACCGGGCAGATGCTGTTCGCCACCGATTTTCCCTTTGACAGCCAGTTCGGGGAAAGGTATACCCGGCAGACAATCCGGTCCATCGAGCAAATGGACATCGAAGATGGCGAGAAATCCCGGATATTCGAGGGTAACATCCGGCAAATATTGCGCCTGCCCGCTTAA